Below is a window of Bifidobacterium asteroides DNA.
ACGTAGATGCCGACCTTGCCCGGTTCAATGGGTCTGAAGGGAGTCACCTGGTGATCAGCCGTGTCATACAGACGCAGACCAGCTGCGGCCAGGCTGACTGAAGCCTTGGAATCATGCGGTTGCGAACTCGTATCCATATCCTTGAGCCTACCAAGGCTTGCTGACTGTCCAAGGGGAAATGCCGAGCCTGTGAACCCGGTCCGACGGCATGTGTGCAAGAATGGAATCATGGCGAAACCTAGGGTGCTGGTGCTTCAGCATGTGGATTGGGAAAAGCCGGGTTGCATTCTCGACAATCTTCAGGAGTGCGGGCTGGACACCGAGATCACCAATATCGTGGACGAGAAAAAGCCCGAGCTGCCGCGCTCGCGCGAGTTGGCAGGACTGGTTATCATGGGCGGGCCCATGTCGGCTGACGATTATGAGCATCACCCCGGACTCAAGGCGGAGACCAAGCTTGCCAAGGCGGCGATGGCTGCCAACAAGCCCATTCTGGGGATTTGCCTGGGTCATCAGATTCTGGCGCGGGCCCTGGGAAGCACCCTGATGAGGAACCAGGATCCGGAATACGGTATGGGCCCGATCCGCTGGGTGGGGCAGGACGACGACGTGGCCATGTGGAGCAAGAACACTGATGTGCTGCACTGGCATGCCGACCAGGTCACCCTGCCGCCGGGTGCCAAGCTCCTGGCCCGCTCCCAGGCAACCAAGGTTCAGGCTTTTCGGCTCGGATCAGCCTTGGGCCTGCAATTCCATCTGGAGGTGACGGCGCCCATCTTCGAGGAGTGGATGCAGGTGCCGAGCATGGTCGGCACGATGAAGAAGTCCAAGATCGCTAAAATGCGTGACGATTTTATGAAAGGGTTGCCACAGATGCAACCCTTGGCCGACGCAATCTTCTCTGCCTTTGCGGCCAAGTGCTCGACCCAGGCCGCTCAGCTGGCTGCCGCCTGAGGCTACTCCAGCTCTTCCCCGATGGTCAGCCACTCCTTCTCAAGCTGGTCCGACTGCCCGGTCAGATCCTTGAGTTTGCTGTTGAGTTCGTTGAGGCCCTGGTAGTCGCCGGGGTCGTGTTCAGCCATCTGCCGTTCAAGGTCCTTGCGCCGATCGGCCAGCTTGGCCAGCTTGCGTTCGATGGCAGAGGCCTGCTTGCTCAGATTTCGTCTGGCGACACGTTCGGCCTTGGCCTGATCGGGATCCTCGGCCTCCTTGGCCGATGTCCGGCCCGGTGCATCCGCAGCTTCCCGATCGGCCGACTCAACCATATCCAGGTAGTCCTGGACGCCGCCGGGCAGGTGAACCACCTTGCCGTTGATCAGCGCAAACTGCTGGTCGGTCACTCGCTCCAGCAGGTAGCGGTCGTGGGAGACCACGATCAGGGTGCCCGGCCATGAGTCCAGCATGTCTTCCATGACGGCCAGCATGTCGGTATCCAGATCGTTGCCAGGCTCGTCCATGACCAGCACGTTGGGCTCGTCCAGCAGGATGAGCAGGAGCTGCATGCGGCGCTTCTGCCCGCCAGACAGGTCGCCGATCCTGGTCATCAGCTGGGAGCTTTCAAAGCCCAAGCGCTCCATCAATTGGCTGGGTGACACCTCCTTGCCCTCCACCAGATAGGTGGGCTTGTAGCGGCTGAGGACCTCCTTGATCCGATAGCGGTCCAGTTTCTCCAGTTCGTCCAGACGTTGGGTCAGCACTGCAAAGCGGACAGTCTTGCCTACCTTGACGTGCCCTGCCGTGGGAGCCACGCTGCCGTCAATCAGACCCAGCAGAGTGGACTTGCCGGCTCCGTTGGCGCCTACGATGCCGAACCGGTCGCCGGGGCCGATCAGCCAGGTCACGTCGTCCAGGACCTTGTGACCGCTGATGGTGAGGGTGTCGGCCGCTGCGGTGCCCGGGCGGTCCTTGCCGGGATCGGCGGCCACGGTCACTGATCCCATCAGAGGGCGCTGGGCATGAGGGGAGGGGACCCTGTCATCCTTGCCTCCTTCGATATCGGAGTCGGCCTCTGGATAGATCTTGGTCACGTCGACCAGGTCCACCACCTGTTTGCCCAAGCGGGAGGTGGCCATCCGCTTGAGTTCCAGGCTGTTGCGCATGGGCGGCACGTCGGCAATCAGCTCCCGGGCGGCCTTGACGTGGAACTTCTGCTTGGTCGAACGGGCCCGGGCGCCCCGGGTCAGCCAGGCCAGTTCCTTGCGGGCCAGGTTGCGGCGCTTGGTCTCGGCCAGATCAGCCCGGCGTTCGCGTTCCACCCGTTGAAGCATGTAGGCGCTGTAGCCGCCCTCGAAGGGGTCGATGGTTCCGTCGTGCACCTCCCACATGGAGGTGCAGACCTCGTCCAGGAACCAGCGGTCGTGGGTGACCAGCAGGAGGGCTCCGGAATTCTTGGCCCAGCGGTTCTTCAGATGCTCGGCCAGCCAGTGGATGGTGAGCAGGTCCAGATGATTGGTCGGCTCATCCAGGGCCAGGATGTCCCAATCCGGAAGCAGCAGCCGGGCCAAGTCCACCCTGCGGCGCTGACCGCCGGACAATGTGCCTACCTTGGCTTCCAGCTCCATGCCGCCCAGAAGGGATTCGACGATTTCGCGCGATCTGGGATCGGCAGCCCACTCGTAGTCTTGCCGATCCTCCAAGGCCGCCCTGCGGACCGTGTCCTCGTCCTTCAGGGGATCGCGCTGGTCCAGCATGCCGAAGGTGAGACCATTGCGCATGGTCACCCGTCCCTGATCGGGTTCCTGGGTGCCCTTCAGAAGGTGCAGCAGGGTGGACTTCCCGTCGCCGTTTCGGCCCACGATGCCGATCCGGTCCCCCTCGAAGATGCCTTGGGTCACACTCGTGAAGATGGTTTTTGTGGCAAAGGACAGGGCGACGTGTTCCAGACCGAGATCATAGATGGGCATGATTCACCAATCTACTGCCTGCCTTGGATGGGAGCCCTGAGGATCAGCGGTCGGTGATCTGTGAGCCCAGCACCCTCTCGCTCAGCGCCCGAGGGCCTCGCGTGACGGCTACAGCGCCCGACCGGACCAGCTCGATGATGCCGAAGGGCCGCAGCAGACGCAGCAGGGCCTCCAGTTTGCCTTCGGCCCCAGTGGCCTCGATGGTCAGTGACTCGGGGTGCACGTCGACAACACGCACGCGGAAGAGTTTGACGATCTCCAGCACATCGGAGCGGTTGCGTTCGTTGGCTTTGACCTTGATCATGACCAGCTCGCGCTCCACGGCCTCGTCGCCCTTGAGCTCGACGATCTTGAGCACGTGCAGCAGCTTGTTGAGCTGTTTGATGATCTGCTCCAGGGGGACGGCCTCCACGTCTGCAGTGACCGTGATCCGAGAGATGTCGCCCCGCTCGGTGGACGAGACGGACAGGGAGTTGATGTTGAAGGCGCGCCGGG
It encodes the following:
- a CDS encoding type 1 glutamine amidotransferase — its product is MAKPRVLVLQHVDWEKPGCILDNLQECGLDTEITNIVDEKKPELPRSRELAGLVIMGGPMSADDYEHHPGLKAETKLAKAAMAANKPILGICLGHQILARALGSTLMRNQDPEYGMGPIRWVGQDDDVAMWSKNTDVLHWHADQVTLPPGAKLLARSQATKVQAFRLGSALGLQFHLEVTAPIFEEWMQVPSMVGTMKKSKIAKMRDDFMKGLPQMQPLADAIFSAFAAKCSTQAAQLAAA
- the ilvN gene encoding acetolactate synthase small subunit; the encoded protein is MANYPASKPGSERHTLSVLVENRPGVLARVAGLFARRAFNINSLSVSSTERGDISRITVTADVEAVPLEQIIKQLNKLLHVLKIVELKGDEAVERELVMIKVKANERNRSDVLEIVKLFRVRVVDVHPESLTIEATGAEGKLEALLRLLRPFGIIELVRSGAVAVTRGPRALSERVLGSQITDR
- a CDS encoding ABC-F family ATP-binding cassette domain-containing protein, coding for MPIYDLGLEHVALSFATKTIFTSVTQGIFEGDRIGIVGRNGDGKSTLLHLLKGTQEPDQGRVTMRNGLTFGMLDQRDPLKDEDTVRRAALEDRQDYEWAADPRSREIVESLLGGMELEAKVGTLSGGQRRRVDLARLLLPDWDILALDEPTNHLDLLTIHWLAEHLKNRWAKNSGALLLVTHDRWFLDEVCTSMWEVHDGTIDPFEGGYSAYMLQRVERERRADLAETKRRNLARKELAWLTRGARARSTKQKFHVKAARELIADVPPMRNSLELKRMATSRLGKQVVDLVDVTKIYPEADSDIEGGKDDRVPSPHAQRPLMGSVTVAADPGKDRPGTAAADTLTISGHKVLDDVTWLIGPGDRFGIVGANGAGKSTLLGLIDGSVAPTAGHVKVGKTVRFAVLTQRLDELEKLDRYRIKEVLSRYKPTYLVEGKEVSPSQLMERLGFESSQLMTRIGDLSGGQKRRMQLLLILLDEPNVLVMDEPGNDLDTDMLAVMEDMLDSWPGTLIVVSHDRYLLERVTDQQFALINGKVVHLPGGVQDYLDMVESADREAADAPGRTSAKEAEDPDQAKAERVARRNLSKQASAIERKLAKLADRRKDLERQMAEHDPGDYQGLNELNSKLKDLTGQSDQLEKEWLTIGEELE